GCTAAACGAAATGGGTATCGAGTTGATGCCAAACACGAGCATAACAGCACTAAAAAAGGACGGCATCTTATTGGAATCAAGCGAATTCATTCCAACACAAACCGTGATTTGGACTGTCGGCATGCGAGCCAATCCTTTAGCTGGTTTGTTTTCAGATACTAAAGATAAGTTAGGACGAATTATTGTCGATAAATACCTTCGCATGCTACAAACACCGCATTGCTTTGCCGCCGGTGATGTGGCTTGTGCCAATGTCGATATCCAACACACATCAGTCATGTCATGCCAACACGGACGTCCTCAAGGCAGGATAGTAGGCCATAATGCTGTCGCTGATCTATATGGTTTTCCCATGATCGCTTACCATCAGGAAGCCTATGTGACTTGTTTAGATTTAGGCCCTTGGGGCGCTTTATATATGCAAGGATGGGAAAGAAAAATTACACAGACTGGGCAGGACGCTAAAGAGATAAAGCAATACATTAATCACGATAGAATTTATCCACCTCTAACTGAATGTACCAATGATTTATTGAGTGCAGCTGAGCCAACTATTCAAGGTACGCCAAATGAGTGCTTTGCTGAAAAAAAGGTTTTGTCGCAAAAATAATTAAAAGCGTAAGACGGATTTATTTTAGACACAC
The sequence above is drawn from the Legionella antarctica genome and encodes:
- a CDS encoding FAD-dependent oxidoreductase, yielding MDTYPAAKKLESHLKQLPQSNNHNGRYTVVVVGGGFTGLELVSELPNRLRNIIDESNHSKVKVILIDHSEIASTLGQSPQPTILKALNEMGIELMPNTSITALKKDGILLESSEFIPTQTVIWTVGMRANPLAGLFSDTKDKLGRIIVDKYLRMLQTPHCFAAGDVACANVDIQHTSVMSCQHGRPQGRIVGHNAVADLYGFPMIAYHQEAYVTCLDLGPWGALYMQGWERKITQTGQDAKEIKQYINHDRIYPPLTECTNDLLSAAEPTIQGTPNECFAEKKVLSQK